In a single window of the Nocardiopsis composta genome:
- a CDS encoding serine/threonine-protein kinase, whose protein sequence is MTTCTDRSCGGPVEDGFCTVCGLAPSRAPTAAPAAGPAAAPSAAPAAGTGPTAGPTAGPTAGPASGPGAAAPGSAPAAAPRVPRPAPGPGHPSHPSPSARRPATRAGSRPSPVSGPSGRLATRSGPSGRVSRRTGSSRRGMLGLGLVQVPPVPYRDPATAVMPDPVVAEKNRFCGNCGEKVGRSRGDRPGRTEGFCRACGTEFSFTPKLRKGDLVAGQYEVLGCLAHGGLGWIYLARDHNVSDRWVVLKGLLNSGDAEAHKTAAAERSFLAEVEHPNIVKIINFVQHPDPRTGVPVGHIVMEYVGGKSLRDLIVELRERESEDAGLPVAQVIAYALEALRALDHLHAKGLLYCDFKPDNVIQSEEQIKLIDLGGVRRAEDSVTPVYTTPGYRVPESELRELGPTVSSDLYTVGRTMAVLSTRFSFTREHPHTLPDPAQAPVFEAYESYHRFLLRTTHPEADSRFHSAGDMSEQLTGVLREVLSLDSGQPHPAPSTLFGPERFLAGAAPGVRAGGDPDALLAPDSPAGLAATLPAPLVDPADPAAGLLGGLAAGRPEELVATLEAAPSPTPETRLMLARALILSGRAEEAAGPLAEFEARMPGDWRTHWYTALTSVRLGDWEHARDRFDELYAHLPGEAAPKLGLAACLERTGDPDAAARLLDTVWTTDRSYVGTAFRLARIRLGQGDRGGAARVLDTVPELSSLYTAAQTAAVVAQVTADDPGTLAEADLTEAGRRLERLGLQGEVGDRLRARVLETALEWTLAGHAPARPVRLLGDDLDEEGLRRNLERTYRALARTATDPAERRRLVDRANARRPRTWI, encoded by the coding sequence ATGACCACCTGCACCGACCGGTCGTGCGGCGGGCCCGTCGAGGACGGCTTCTGCACGGTGTGCGGCCTGGCCCCGTCCCGGGCGCCGACCGCGGCCCCCGCGGCGGGACCGGCCGCCGCACCGAGCGCCGCACCGGCCGCGGGCACGGGACCGACCGCGGGACCGACCGCGGGACCGACCGCAGGACCGGCCTCGGGCCCGGGGGCCGCCGCACCCGGTTCCGCCCCCGCCGCGGCCCCGCGGGTGCCCCGCCCCGCGCCGGGGCCGGGCCACCCGTCGCACCCCTCCCCGTCCGCCCGCCGCCCCGCCACCCGGGCCGGGTCGCGGCCCTCCCCGGTGAGCGGCCCGTCGGGGCGGCTGGCCACCCGCAGCGGCCCCTCCGGCCGGGTGAGCCGCCGCACCGGGTCGAGCCGGCGCGGCATGCTCGGACTGGGCCTGGTGCAGGTGCCGCCGGTGCCCTACCGGGACCCCGCCACCGCGGTGATGCCCGACCCGGTCGTCGCGGAGAAGAACCGGTTCTGCGGCAACTGCGGGGAGAAGGTCGGCCGGTCGCGCGGCGACCGCCCCGGCCGCACCGAGGGGTTCTGCCGGGCCTGCGGCACCGAGTTCTCCTTCACCCCCAAGCTCCGCAAGGGCGACCTGGTCGCCGGCCAGTACGAGGTGCTGGGCTGCCTGGCGCACGGCGGGCTCGGCTGGATCTACCTGGCCCGCGACCACAACGTGAGCGACCGCTGGGTGGTGCTCAAAGGCCTGCTGAACAGCGGCGACGCAGAGGCGCACAAGACCGCCGCGGCGGAGCGCTCCTTCCTCGCCGAGGTGGAGCACCCCAACATCGTCAAGATCATCAACTTCGTGCAGCACCCGGACCCGCGCACCGGGGTGCCGGTCGGCCACATCGTGATGGAGTACGTCGGCGGCAAGTCGCTCCGCGACCTCATCGTCGAGCTGCGCGAACGGGAGTCGGAGGACGCCGGCCTGCCGGTCGCCCAGGTCATCGCCTACGCCCTGGAGGCGCTGCGCGCCCTGGACCACCTGCACGCCAAGGGCCTGCTCTACTGCGACTTCAAACCCGACAACGTGATCCAGAGCGAGGAGCAGATCAAGCTCATCGACCTGGGCGGGGTGCGGCGCGCCGAGGACTCGGTCACCCCCGTCTACACCACCCCCGGCTACCGGGTCCCCGAGTCGGAGCTGCGCGAACTGGGCCCCACGGTCTCCTCCGACCTGTACACGGTGGGCCGGACCATGGCGGTGCTCAGTACCCGGTTCAGCTTCACCCGGGAGCACCCGCACACCCTGCCCGACCCCGCGCAGGCCCCGGTGTTCGAGGCCTACGAGTCCTACCACCGCTTCCTGCTGCGCACCACCCACCCCGAAGCGGACAGCCGGTTCCACAGCGCCGGCGACATGTCCGAACAGCTCACCGGGGTGCTCCGCGAGGTCCTCTCGCTCGACTCGGGGCAGCCGCACCCGGCGCCGTCCACCCTGTTCGGGCCGGAGCGGTTCCTGGCCGGCGCCGCCCCCGGGGTTCGCGCCGGCGGCGACCCGGACGCGCTGCTCGCCCCCGACTCCCCGGCCGGCCTGGCCGCGACCCTCCCGGCCCCGCTGGTCGACCCGGCCGACCCCGCGGCGGGCCTGCTCGGCGGGCTGGCCGCCGGCCGCCCCGAGGAGCTGGTCGCCACCCTGGAGGCGGCCCCCTCGCCCACCCCGGAGACCCGGCTGATGCTGGCCCGGGCGCTCATCCTGTCCGGCCGCGCGGAGGAGGCCGCCGGGCCGCTCGCCGAGTTCGAGGCGCGCATGCCCGGCGACTGGCGGACCCACTGGTACACCGCGCTGACCTCGGTCCGCCTCGGCGACTGGGAGCACGCCCGGGACCGCTTCGACGAGCTCTACGCGCACCTGCCCGGCGAGGCCGCCCCCAAGCTCGGCCTCGCCGCCTGCCTGGAGCGCACCGGCGACCCCGACGCCGCCGCCCGGCTGCTGGACACGGTGTGGACCACCGACCGGTCCTACGTCGGCACCGCGTTCCGGCTGGCCCGGATCCGGCTCGGCCAGGGCGACCGGGGCGGTGCCGCCCGGGTCCTGGACACCGTGCCCGAGCTGTCCAGCCTCTACACCGCGGCGCAGACCGCCGCGGTCGTCGCCCAGGTCACCGCGGACGACCCCGGGACCCTGGCCGAGGCCGACCTGACCGAGGCCGGCCGGCGGCTGGAGCGGCTCGGACTGCAGGGCGAGGTCGGCGACCGGCTGCGCGCCCGCGTCCTGGAGACCGCCCTGGAGTGGACCCTCGCCGGGCACGCCCCCGCCCGCCCGGTCCGG